The Verrucomicrobiota bacterium nucleotide sequence CAGCTTGTCGAACTATCAAAAGCACGCCCCGAGCAGGAAAAGCTTATTCAGCAGAAAGAGATCGACCTAGCCGCCGCTAAACAAGATGCCGAAAAACTCCGGAATGAACTTTCTCAAGCCAATCAGAGAAATGCGGATCTCCAGCGACATGCCGACGAGGGCGATGATCATCTCAAGAAACTCCAGGATCAGTTGGCATCTCTTTCAACAACGATGCCCGGTCAGGAGAAGCAGCTTTCCGAGGCCAAAGACGAGGCCGGGAAGCTCCAATCCGAGCTTGCCGACGTAAAGACTAAACTATCCCTTCTTCAGAAAAAAAACGCCTCGGGGGGCGATCAACTCAAGGATCTCAAGGACCGCCTTGAGGAGAAAGAAGCACAACTTGCCCGATACAAGAAAAAGAAGAGTAAGTCGGAAGGCGATGGCAATCTCGTGAAGGAAAACGATCTCCTGCGTGGAATTATCATGAGGCAGGTTAAGGAAGAGGCACGGCGTGCTCAGGCGCGGCGTCTCCTCGAGGATGAAATGAAACGTCTGAATGTGCAGTCTCAGTCTTTAAGTGATCAGGTTGTTTTGCTTTCCACTCCCTCAGCCGAACTAACCCCGCAGGAGCGATCCCTCTTCAAGCAGGGACAGCTTGTGGTGGCCGAGTCGGCTGATGGTAAAATCCAGGAATCCATCTCCGCCCGGAAGATTAATGACTCAGGGAGTGACGCTGAGATGACGAATCAGCAAACGAACCCCTCTATCGAAAGCGTTGCTGCAAAAGGAGACACCAAGACGTCGGAGGGCAGCTCAATCCAAACGATAAACGGAATCTCTGCCAACTCATCTACGAATCCGGCAACTCAAGAAATCCCTTGGGAAGGAAAGCTCAAGGCATGCCTAGCCAAGGCCAAGGATGAATTTGACAGGCAGGATTACCTCCAATCCGAAAACACTTTCCAGGAAGCCTTGAAAATTTCCCCGGATGATTATTTTGCTCTTTCGAATATCGGCGTTGTGGAATTCCAATTGGGTAAAATGACCGAGGCCGAGGAGTTTCTGAAGAGGGCCTCGACCAAGGTGACCGATAGTTCCTTTGCGCTTACCACCCTGGGTATTGTGCATTATCGTCAACAGAGGTTGGACGATGCTGAAAAGGTCCTCAAGAAGGCTGTCGCGATCAATCAGCAGGACTTCACGGCGCATAATTACTTGGGAATCGTCCTTGCAGCATCGGGTAAGGGAAAGGCCGGAGAAGAAGAGATCATGAAGGCTATCGAGATCAATCCTCAGTATGCTGACGCTCATTTCAACCTGGCTGTCATCTACGCTACCGGCAAACCCCCAGCCAAGATGATGGCCAAGAAGCATTATGCGAAGGCGATCGAGCTCGGTGCGCCCCCCGATCCCTCGCTGGAACGGCTAGTTCAGTAGATCTTGATCAACGAGTTTTTTGTTTACTCTTAAGCATTTGACCAAAGAGAGAAAATCTCGCGCAGAGACGCAGAGGATAAACTCAAAGGCATTTGGATCAGATTGGAGTACCACACCATGCATTATCCGAATGCAGAGACTTATTCTTATCGTAAAACCTTCCTATCGCACGATGCCTGCTAGTTTAAGATCTTTTGTCTCCAGACTAAAAACCTCAGCGTCTCTGCGCCTCCGCGGGAGTCTTTTTATTTTCCGAGAAAAATGGGCGTTCCTTTTAATGTGATAAATTAACAAGTCAACACTCTAAAGTGCTTGATGGATGATCCGGTGGATCTCCGTTAGATCGATGAATCCGTGAAGTTTTTCGGATCCCGGACCCGATCCTAAGGAGAGAACGTCTCCTGCCGTTCCTACTGAAGAGGGAAGCCTGAAGGCAGAGGGTTGAGTCAGGATGCCTGGCGATAGTCCGTTTGTTTTGCTAGCGTGGGCAGTAGAAGGAGAAGTTGAAGTGGATTGTTCGGGAGCGAAGCCGGGTCCCGTGGACCAGCAGATGGAAGGGTAGCCCTCGTTATTCATTGCCAGGATCGAAATGCCCTTGTCTCGAAGAAAGGGGTATCCGTTCAATGCCATGCCACCGATATTCTCGCGGCCCGTGACAATCACAAGAGCCTTCTCCCCTGCATAGCGTCGTGCTGTGGCGATGGCTCGATCGAATGTAAGCATACGCCCGAACATAGACTCCGCATCGTTGGATAAAGCCGCAGCACCGATCATCGGGTCGTCGATGACAAGAAGGTATCCCTTGCTGTTGGATTGAAGATTCCTGATAGCGATGCGCACGAGGTCGGAGAGGGAAGGGGACTCCTGATTCCCCTCTCCGAATCCACTCTGTGAGAGTGCCGTGAGCGGAAGGATTCCTAGTGTCGGGATTTTTTTCCAGAAGGGCTGGTTTTCCAGATCTGTAACCGATCGAATGATGCTGACCGCTCCCGCTTCGGATGGCTTGGCTTCTGGATTCTTCGCATCCTTCCGGGAAGTATGTGTATTCATGGCAGCTAGTATTTCACTACCTCCGCCTCCCGCGACAAAGTCGAAGGGTTGATGCGCTGAGAATTGGGAAAGAAGAGCATTTGTGTCTCCGGCATTAAGCGTTTTGGAGTAATAAGCGGCGGAAGTCGGTCCCGTAAGCGTTCCGGTGCTGAGTAGTCCGGTCGCGCGGCCCTGAGCTGCCGCTTCTTCCAGCAGGCTGGGAAGTATCGCTCCCGTTGCATCCATGCACAGGGCGCCCCTGTTGACCTTCCTACCCGCTGCGATCGCGGTTGAGGCAGAGGCGGCATCCGGAACGGAATAGTCGTTTGCCGCGTTGCGGGATATCGCCGTGTTGGGGAAATCCTCAATCTGAAGTCTGGCATCACCCCCACCGGAAAAGAGTCTGGCAGCCGCCAGATTCGAGGGGGAGATATTGTCCGCAACAAAGAGGATGATGGCAAAAGGCTTGCGATTCGTCGTTGTGAGAAAGAGGGCCGCTCCGATGGAGAGGAAAAAAATCAGGCAAACCAGGGCGATCAGCCTATTGCGAAGTTTCATGCTCATAGTGTCTTCCTATGAATGAACTAGAGTAGAAGCCTGTTGAGAAGGCTATTTGCCTTTCGACTCATCCAACATCTTGCGGAAGCTCTGGATTTCTCGTTGCCGTTCGATCTCCCCGGAGATTAAATACGTATCGATTGCCCTGTGGTGTAACGGTAACACAGTGCCCTTTGGAGGCATTATTCATGGTTCGAATCCATGCGGGGCAGCTTCTTTATTTATGGGGTTCTAGCGGGTAGTGTCAGCAGGATTGCAACTACAACCTTGGAGGCTCAATTTTTCTCTCCTTTAGGGGCCTTTGCAGTCGTTTTGTGGATGCAAAAAAATTACTCAAAAAAAAGCCGGACCGAAAGATCGGCCCGGCTTTTTAAATGAGATTGGATCATCCGAAAACCGGATAACCTCCCCCTGCTACAATTACTTGCTCTTGCCCACGGTGGCGGGAGCAGGTGCCTGCTTCTGCGCACAGGCGCCGAGTGTGAGAGTAGCTGCCGCGAGTGCGACGACTGCTGCGATCTTGGTGATGGTCATGATAAATTTCGCCTCCTTTCTAAGCTGGTTGCTAAAATGTGATTTTAAGGTCTCAGGGCGATCCAACAAAGCAAATTCCCCAGGAATTTTTTTTCGCCTTCATCCGCGGCTGTTATCAGGGCTGGATGTGGACCTCCGTGCCGGTCGCTACCTGGTCGTACAGGTCGATCATCTCTTGGTTCCTCAGCCGGATGCAGCCATGGCTTGCAGGTGTTCCTATCAGGTCTTCCTGATTGGTGCCATGGATATAGATGTAGCGTTCTTTCGTGTTCTCGTTCTCCTCATCCAGTCCCTCCAGCCAGAGAATGCGGGTCAGCACATGATCTTCTTCTCCGCCTGGAGTTGCGATCTCGCCTGTTGGGACGCGTCCTTTGAAGACCATCCAGGAAGGAATATGGTCGCCAATCTTTTCACAGATTCTGAAGCGCCCCATGGGAGTACGGAAGCTTCCCACCTCGGTTCCCAGTCCGAACCGGGAACTGGAAATGGGATAAGACGCGGCAAGTTGCTCGCCGCTGCGGAGTTCGAGAACCTGCCGTTTGATCTCAATGACAATGGATTTCATCGGTTCGGGCTCCACGGGTGATTTGGATATCATGGCTTCCTTTTTTTTCTGGATGCTTGCAGAGAGGGCCGGCTGAAGG carries:
- a CDS encoding alkaline phosphatase, with the translated sequence MKLRNRLIALVCLIFFLSIGAALFLTTTNRKPFAIILFVADNISPSNLAAARLFSGGGDARLQIEDFPNTAISRNAANDYSVPDAASASTAIAAGRKVNRGALCMDATGAILPSLLEEAAAQGRATGLLSTGTLTGPTSAAYYSKTLNAGDTNALLSQFSAHQPFDFVAGGGGSEILAAMNTHTSRKDAKNPEAKPSEAGAVSIIRSVTDLENQPFWKKIPTLGILPLTALSQSGFGEGNQESPSLSDLVRIAIRNLQSNSKGYLLVIDDPMIGAAALSNDAESMFGRMLTFDRAIATARRYAGEKALVIVTGRENIGGMALNGYPFLRDKGISILAMNNEGYPSICWSTGPGFAPEQSTSTSPSTAHASKTNGLSPGILTQPSAFRLPSSVGTAGDVLSLGSGPGSEKLHGFIDLTEIHRIIHQAL
- a CDS encoding L,D-transpeptidase gives rise to the protein MKSIVIEIKRQVLELRSGEQLAASYPISSSRFGLGTEVGSFRTPMGRFRICEKIGDHIPSWMVFKGRVPTGEIATPGGEEDHVLTRILWLEGLDEENENTKERYIYIHGTNQEDLIGTPASHGCIRLRNQEMIDLYDQVATGTEVHIQP